TTCTCTGATATATCCCGTTCTGAACAAGGCAGCGCTAATCGTTATTCTTCCCTGAAATCTTTTCAAAAACTGTATCCCGACGAAAAATTTTCCCTGAACCCAGATATTCCGGTCATTGACATCTAAAGTAAAGGTACCGTCTTTTATCATATCTTTCGTGAGTTCAACCGTAATTTCTTCATCTAAAATATTTTTATCCGGAAAACCGTTTTTCTCTGAATAAATACTGTAACGCATCAGAACAGGCTGATCCGAAGTATAGCTTGAGATATTCAGATTAATGTTCTTAATTTTTGATTTTTTACTGGTATTAAATTCTAAAGCTGTCTCACCCAAAAAGTTCTCATTATTTATATCCGGATTCACATTGTACATCACGCTTTTTGTCTTCGTATTCACTCCCCAGTTTTTATCCACCAGTTTTTTAGGCTTAATACTTACTTCATCAATATTTTTAACTTTCTCTTTTAAAAATATCTTTTGTCCGTCAAGATTTTTAAAATCTTGAACAGGTTGAGAATATTTTTCATATCCGGGAACTTCAATCAAGATGGGCTTGTTAGAATTTATCTTGGAAAGATCGATGGAAAAACGGCCGCTTTCATCCGAAATCACTCCGGCTTTTTCTTTTTCTACTCCTACTTTTACATAAGGAATGGGTTTATTCTCCTCCTTAGAAAATACAGTTGCCGAAACAATCTGTGCATGGAAAGAAACAGCAATAAGAGAAAGAAATAGAATGGTAAGTTTTTTCATGGTAAAAATTTGAAACAAAATTCTTTATTTATTCTTTCAAAAGCTCATAACACGGTATTAAATTTGACAATAGAACTGTTAAATTTATTGTAAAACCTTAGCTACAGGTGAAATTAATTATTAAAAACATTTAAAAACCTTTCTATAGCAAAATATATTTTCTCTCTTGTAAAGCCTTATATTTTCGTATTTTCGCGCTACAAAATTTTTATAGAAATGAATTACGTTGCTGCTGAAAACCTTACCAAATCTTACGGAATAAAAGTTTTATTTGAAAATATCTCTTTTAATATCAATGAGGGTGATAAGATTGCCATTGTTGCCAAGAACGGAAGCGGAAAATCTACCCTTCTGAAAATTCTTATGGGAAAGGAAATCGCAGACAGTGGAAATGTAATCATTAATAAAGATATTCAGGTTGTTTTATTTGATCAGGAAATAGATTTTGATCCGAATCTTACCGTAGATGAATTTATGATGACGTTAGATTCGGCTCCGATTGCCGCTCTTAAAAATTATCATAAATCGCTTCATTCCACCGACAGTGATTTCATCGAAAAAGCTCTGGCCGAAATGGAAGTTCATAAAGCATGGGATCTTGAAAATGAAATGAAACAGATTCTTTCCCAGCTTAAAATTACCAATCTTGAAGCAAAGATGGGAACACTTTCAGGTGGTCAGATCAAACGTGTGGCACTGGCGAAGCTGTTAACTGAAACCAGAGCCGAACACCGCCATACTTTATTGATCATGGATGAGCCTACCAATCACCTGGATGTGGAAATGGTAGAATGGCTTGAAAATTATTTAAATAAAGCAAAAATAACTTTACTGCTGGTTACTCACGACAGATATTTCCTGGATAGTGTTTGCGATATTATCTGGGAAATGGAAGACAAAAATCTTTACTTTCACAACGGTTCCTATGCAACGTATCTTGAGAATAAGATGATTCGTGAGGACAACATGAATGCAACCATCGACAAAGCCAACAATCTTTACAGAAAAGAGCTTGAATGGATGCGAAGACAACCCAAAGCAAGAACTACAAAATCCAAATCGAGAATTGATGCTTTTTACGAAACTGAAAAAGTTGCCAAGACAGACACAAGAAAACAAGGCCTTGAACTGGACTTTGAGATGAAACGTTTGGGAAATAAAATTCTTGAATTAAAAAACATCGATAAAAGCTTCGGAGATAAAGTGTTGTTTAAAGATTTCAGCTATCAGTTCCAAAGAGGAGAAAAAATAGGAATTGTCGGAAAAAACGGTGCGGGAAAATCTACCCTTCTCAACATTATTCAGGGATTTGAAAAAGCCGATAAAGGAGAAATAGAAACCGGAGAAACAATCTCTTTCGGATACTTTTCACAAAAAGGCTTAACCTATAAAGAAGATGAGAGAGTTATAGATTTCATTAAAGAAATTGCCGAATTTTATCCTTTGGCAAATGGAAAAAGCCTTTCTGCCTCTCAGTTTTTAAGATTATTCTTATTTGATGATCAAACCCAGTACTCTCCCATTTCAAAACTTTCCGGCGGAGAGAAAAGAAGGCTGCATCTGATGTACATTCTGTATCAGAATCCTAATTTCTTGATTTTCGATGAGCCTACCAATGATCTTGACCTTCCTACATTGACGGTTCTGGAAAATTTCCTGCAAATGTTCCAAGGATCATTGATTATCGTATCCCACGACAGATATTTTATGGACAGGATTGTAGATCATGTTCTTGCTTTTGAAGGAAACGGAAAAATAAAAGATTTTGTAGGTAATTTTTCTGAATACCGCGAAGCAAAAAGCCGCGAAGAATCTTTAGAAAAAAATACGGTTCAGAAACAGGAACCTGCAAAAGAAAACGTAACTGCTCCAGTTCAGACTTCTACGAAAAAGAAAAAACTTTCTTTTAAAGAGCAAAGAGAACTTGAACTCATTGAAAAAGAAATGCCCGAACTGGAAGAACAGAGGGCAAAAATTTTAGATCAACTTAATAACGAAGCTGATTATGAAAAAATTTCCAAACTTTCTGCAGAATTGGAAACGATTTCCGAAAAGTTGGAAAACCACGAAATGAGATGGCTGGAACTCCAGGAAATTCTGGGAGAAGCATAAAAATAAAAAAGGTTCATGAAATTCCATGAACCTTTAACTTTTAATCCAGATGAATAACTTTACCTTCTTTAGAGCTTTTCTCTGCCGCCTCAATAATTTTCATATTCTGGATAATCTCATATCCTGGTGACGGTAAAGCATATCCAAAAACAATATACTCATAAACCTGCTGATAATAATTCATATAATTACCGGCTTCACTGGAAGTCAGGATTCTTTCAGTTTCTGAACTCTCGTTGATGTAATTTAAAATCCCATCAGTCTCTTTTAGTGGTTTAGTCCATTCTTTCCCATATACAGGAATGAATCCTGCCACCAGTTCATTTTCCTGATCGTCACTTCTTTCCTGCAAAAAACTTCCTTTATCTCCATGAAGAATATAAGCATAATGGGCTTCTTTGCTAAAAACCGAAGACTTTAATCTTACTCTAAGGTTATTGGGATAATATAGAAGGACTTCAAAGTAATCATTGGCAAATTCATTTCCTTTCATAGAAAAGATATCCGCAAATAGTTTCTCAGGATAGCCAAAAAACTGTGTTGCCTGGTCAATAAGATGCGATCCTAAATCATGTAAAGAACCAGAACCCATTTGTTCAGGGTTTTCCTTATGTTGCTTTCCGCTTGCTTCTGTTCTGAATCTGTCAAAACGTATTTCTACTTCTTTCAGATTTCCCAATCTATTTTCCTGAATGATCTTCTGTACCTGTAAATAGTCTCTGTCAAACCTTCTGTTCTGATACACACTAATGAACAATCCTTTTTCATCTGCCAGTTTCACCAATTCTTCGGCTTCAGCCAACGTTACGGTAAAAGGTTTTTCTACAATTACATTTTTACCCGCATTCAAGGCCATTTTTACGTATTCGAAATGAGTTTGAACCGGTGTATTGACTACAACCAATTCGATATCTGCATTAGCCAACATTTCTTCAACAGATCGATAAATAACAGCATCAGGATATTTTTCTTTGGAATCTTCTTTACTTCTCTCTACTACTCCCGACATAAAAAAGCCGGGATGTTCTTTTAAAAACGGAGCATGAAAAACTTTCCCACTCATTCCAAAGGCGCAAAGCCCTACTTTTACCAATTGCATACCATTATTTTTTAACAAAGATATTTATAAAAACATTTTAGAGATATTGATTGTTGCAAAATTTTAACATTTATTATGATAAAAATCAGTAATATTATTTTTAATAAATCTAAATAAAGACAAAAAAATATTTAGCTTTGCACCTTATTTAAAACTACTCTAAATAAAAATAAGAATGAAAAAGCAACTGGTAACTTTAGGACTATTGTTTACAGCGATATCTTTAGGTGCACAAATGAAAAACACCGAAGCTGACACAATCAGAATTCAGACTATTGAAGACGTGAATCTTCATAAAACTGGAAATCCCAATAAGGCAAAATCATCATCAATAAAGTCCAATCTGACCGTGATGGAAACGCCTCAACCAATTGCTATCGTTACCCACGAAATCATTGAACAGCAACAGGCTAAACAACTTAGCGATGTACTTCAAAATGTAAACGGAATGTATGTAACTTCTTCCAGAGGTAATTCTCAGGATAGTTTTGGAGGGAGAGGTTTCATTTTAGGTAATGATAATATTTTTAAAAATGGAGCAAGGGTAAACAGTGGTGTTTTTCCGGAAGTAAGCAGCTTGGAAAGAGTTGAAGTACTAAAAGGAGCAAACGCAATGCTTTACGGAAATACAGCTGCAGGAGGTGTTATCA
Above is a genomic segment from Chryseobacterium geocarposphaerae containing:
- a CDS encoding ABC-F family ATP-binding cassette domain-containing protein, which translates into the protein MNYVAAENLTKSYGIKVLFENISFNINEGDKIAIVAKNGSGKSTLLKILMGKEIADSGNVIINKDIQVVLFDQEIDFDPNLTVDEFMMTLDSAPIAALKNYHKSLHSTDSDFIEKALAEMEVHKAWDLENEMKQILSQLKITNLEAKMGTLSGGQIKRVALAKLLTETRAEHRHTLLIMDEPTNHLDVEMVEWLENYLNKAKITLLLVTHDRYFLDSVCDIIWEMEDKNLYFHNGSYATYLENKMIREDNMNATIDKANNLYRKELEWMRRQPKARTTKSKSRIDAFYETEKVAKTDTRKQGLELDFEMKRLGNKILELKNIDKSFGDKVLFKDFSYQFQRGEKIGIVGKNGAGKSTLLNIIQGFEKADKGEIETGETISFGYFSQKGLTYKEDERVIDFIKEIAEFYPLANGKSLSASQFLRLFLFDDQTQYSPISKLSGGEKRRLHLMYILYQNPNFLIFDEPTNDLDLPTLTVLENFLQMFQGSLIIVSHDRYFMDRIVDHVLAFEGNGKIKDFVGNFSEYREAKSREESLEKNTVQKQEPAKENVTAPVQTSTKKKKLSFKEQRELELIEKEMPELEEQRAKILDQLNNEADYEKISKLSAELETISEKLENHEMRWLELQEILGEA
- a CDS encoding Gfo/Idh/MocA family oxidoreductase — protein: MQLVKVGLCAFGMSGKVFHAPFLKEHPGFFMSGVVERSKEDSKEKYPDAVIYRSVEEMLANADIELVVVNTPVQTHFEYVKMALNAGKNVIVEKPFTVTLAEAEELVKLADEKGLFISVYQNRRFDRDYLQVQKIIQENRLGNLKEVEIRFDRFRTEASGKQHKENPEQMGSGSLHDLGSHLIDQATQFFGYPEKLFADIFSMKGNEFANDYFEVLLYYPNNLRVRLKSSVFSKEAHYAYILHGDKGSFLQERSDDQENELVAGFIPVYGKEWTKPLKETDGILNYINESSETERILTSSEAGNYMNYYQQVYEYIVFGYALPSPGYEIIQNMKIIEAAEKSSKEGKVIHLD